The genomic window AATAATTGCCCGAAAACAAAATATTTCAACAGAAAAATTACGACGATTGGATAGCCAGGTTGATATGCTGTTTTGGGTTTCAATAGGAGTTAGTTCGTGGTTTATATTTCCTCAACTTATCAATGCAAATATCTATTATATAGGTTTGCTTTTCGGAATGGAAATTTTATGCTACATAACCAGTTTCGTTAAATTTGGAAAAGAAACCTGTACGCATGCTTTTCTTTCCAAGCTTTGGGGTTTAACGCTACTTGCTGCTTTTACTTCTATTTTAGGGTTTGGACATACGGGATTTCCGTTTGCTTTAGCAATAATTATGGGATTAATATCTCATTTGGATGTGATACTGATCATTCTAATATTGCCAAAGTGGCAGCACGATATTCCGAGTTCTTATCATGCTTATTTAATTAGAAAAGGTATTGCATTTAAAAAGAGTAAATTATTGAATAGTTAAGAAATTGAATTAACTAATTTAAATGAAAGTAGTACTAGAAAATAAAGGCATTAAAACAGATACTTATTTTATACCGCCTTCTGGAAAAGAATGAATTTACTTTTAATTTAGAAAAGCTTGCGCTAAAATCAGCAAAAAGAATAATATGATAAATAAAACATCTAAAGTTATCGTTATTTCGTTCTTTATTTGTCTTTCAGTGATGATTGCGAAATCTTATTATGTTGGATATAAAATAGATAATTATGGGCAGACAATTATAGGTAAATATGTTTTGCATAAAAGTTATCCGAAATCACAAGAAAATTATTTCATTTATTATGTTAACTCTAAAAGAATGACAAATTATTCAACTGAAAATGTTTCACTTGAATTTAAGCAAAACATAGGCAAATTTTATAAAATGAAATATCTAGATGAATATCCGGAAGCAATTCATCCAATATTTGATGAAGAAGTTGTAGATACTACAGAAATATTAAATGCTGGATTTTCTAAGCAGGATTTATAAAAAATAGATATTGGATTGCATTGTGAACACATAGTTTGTCCGCTGGAGTTTGTCATTTCGACCGAAAGGAGAAATGACAAGTATTGTGTTCAATGTTGCGGTTAAATAGTGTCGTTCATCTCACTGATATCGCAACGCATGGTTGTCAATATTGGTTCAAATCCTGCCTTTTTATAAGCATTGATAGCAGCTTCGTTGTCATGATACACGTCTAATCTTACCTCGGTTATTCCTTGAGATAAAACCCATTTTTTAAGATGGTCAATTAATATATTATTAAGACCACGTCCTCTAAATTCTGGATCTACAAACATAAAACCAAGATACCCGAAAAATTCATGTTTTTGATAAGGTTTAGCTTGTCGAATTTGAGCATATCCACAGCCAATAATTTGGTTGTTAAAGTCTATAACCAAAAGTTCTGATTTGGGGTCAGAAATAAAATCCTCTATACTATAATAAAAAATCTCTCCTTCTTTTAATGTTACGTCGAAAGGTCTTTCTGCATGCACTAAATGTTGCAGAAATTCGGCAAGTTTAGGTAAATCTGTATTTACAGCTCGCCTGATCGATATATCTTTTGTGTTGTCATTCATATCTCAAATATATTGAAAATAAATTTGCTTTGCTCTGGGTTTCTCCTTTCAGTTGAAATGACAAGATCGCGTTTTAAATAGAAAAACCTCCCATTCCTGAGAGGTTTTTTTATCAATTCAAGTTCTTATTAAACTTTCTTTTTTATCGTTGTTTTCGGTTTACGCTTTAGTTTTTCTAATAAAGCATCGGCTTTTGCATTTTCACAAATAAAACGCAACGATTCTGCGTAGCGGTAATAATATACAGGTTCTAAATCTGTGGTAAGAGAAAAAAGTTTGCTGTACCATTCGGCCGCCTTTTCGAGTTCGCAGTTTGTATACGATGAATTTCCTAGTTTTTGAAATAAGTCTACAGATTTGTAGCCTTTTGCTGCAACCCTTTCGTAGGTTTTTATAACATCGACATAGGCGTATTTTTCGCCGACTTTATCGGTTCTGTAATAGGTTTCATTTTGCGCAGCTGCACGAAATGAAAATACGATTAACAGTACTAAAATAGCTAGTTTTCTCTGCATAGGTTTTTAGTTTTGGTTGTGGTATTTAATCGTATTCATTAATTGTTTTTGAAAATCTTTTCACTGCAAGAAACAGTTATAAAAACAATTATAAACTTCACTTATTTATTTTTATTGTATGCTTAATGCAATTTTAGTGTACAAATATATGTAAATCAATAATATGAAGTAAGTTTAGACGATGTTTTGTAAATAAAACCTGTTATATTGCATTTTTAAAAGCAATTGATTTTAAATGCTTTGCAGATATTGGCAGGAAATGATTTGCAGCTTCATTTTATATAATAACTTTTATATAAGTAAAGAGTACCAAAATGACAATACAGGAATATCTGAATAGAATAGAGGCTTTGCACAATGAGAGAAACAAAATTACGCTTGCAAATGATGCAGATTTGGAATTTTGTATTCAACAAATAAAAGAAATCGATACTGAGTCATCTTTTTCTTTCGATGTTTTATTTCAAAAATCAGCTTCGGAAATAATAATTGTAAATAATGGTGCTATAAAAATCTTTGCAGATCATGTAGGGTTACTCTTTTTAGAAGAGGAAGAATCTGGAAATGTCTGTTTTGCCAACAGTGAAGAGGTGCGTCCGGAGTATCGACAGAGTTTCAAGCTGATAGATTTCTTAGATTATATTTATGCTTTTATGCATTCTTCTGTATATAGAGAATCGGAGAAAATAATTTTTTCATCAGTGGCTGCGTGTTTTTGGAAATTGGTAAAAATAGGCTCAAACGTTAGAAAAGAAAAAATTTGAAAACAAAAAAAGCAGCTCCTGGTACGAGCTGCTTTTCTAATTTTCAGGGCAAAAAATTAACGACGGAAAGATGGACTCTGGTTTACAGATTGGTCTAACTTTACAGTCTTAACTTTTTTCGCAGCGACTTTAATTTCGTGTTTTGCAACTTTGTCGTTTGCTTTCACTTCAAGAACATAAGTTCCAGCAGGAAAACTTTCTAAACTAATTGTTTTTGAAACTTCTAATTTGTCTGCTGCAGATTCTCCCGCATAAAGTAAGTTGTGATTCTCGTCGTAGATAGAGAAAGATGCATTTTGTACAGTGTCTAAAGTAAAGCTAACTACTTTTCCGTTTCCTGTTTTGATATTTAAAATGTAATCACCTTTTCCATCAATGGCGTAGGTAAACACAGTCGCTAAAAAAAAGGCAGCAACTAAACCAGCTTTGGTAAATTTTGTCATGTTTTTTTTAAATTGTTAATTACTAAATGTGGAACGCGTAAAACTACAAATACAAATTTAATTTTTAGCAATAAACAAGCATTTTTAAACGCTTAAGTTGTTGAATTGTAATTATTTCAGCATTTTGTTTGAACTATGTACGTAATTACTGGTCTTTTGGATTTATTTTTAGAAAACATTTTTTAACACTTAAAAATCAAATAGATGTAATTAATAAGAATAATTTTCAGAAAATGATTTTTGCCTATAATTTTACTCTTAGCATAAAACAAAAAAACAGCTCTATAACCACAAAGAGCTGTTTCTTAAAACGTAATTTTTAAATTTTCTAACCTCGATTTATACCTTTTTTGGGTGTATAAATTCTTAGCGCGCAGCAACACTTGAATTTTTAGCAAAACCAGCTTTATAAACCAATGAAACTGCATTTCTTGATAAAGATGCATTATCATCTATTGTAATTTCATATTTTGCTTTTTTCATGTTGTCTTCTACTTCTAAGAAATAAGTCCCTTCAGGAAATTCTTCTAGACTGAAAGTTCTTAAAATTCCATCTTTTCCAGATGCGCTTTCAGAATAAATTAAAGTTCCGTCCTTGTCATAAATAGCTAAATTGGCTTTCTGTACTTTGTTAAGTGCGAAAGTGATCAGTTTTCCATTAGCTTTTAATACATGAAGATTAAATTCTCCATTTCCATCAATTGCGTAAGTGCTTATTCCTGTGAAAAGCAACGCTGCTACTAAACTCAATTTTGCAATCTTTTTCATGGTACTTAGGTTTTAAATTATTAGTTCTAATTCTCTGATGCTAAATTACTTATGTATTACGTGAAAAAGCGCAACTGTATTTTCCTATTTCTATGCTATATTCTCATTTACGAAACCGTTATAGGTTAAAACGTGAATTATTTTTAATGTTTTTGTTAATTCGCTTATTATTTTTCAATGTTTTGCTTGGTTTTTAATTTACGTTGTGTTAAGGATTTATTTACAAAAAAGGTGCTATGA from Flavobacterium sp. KACC 22763 includes these protein-coding regions:
- a CDS encoding flagellar motor protein MotB, with translation MQRKLAILVLLIVFSFRAAAQNETYYRTDKVGEKYAYVDVIKTYERVAAKGYKSVDLFQKLGNSSYTNCELEKAAEWYSKLFSLTTDLEPVYYYRYAESLRFICENAKADALLEKLKRKPKTTIKKKV
- a CDS encoding T9SS type A sorting domain-containing protein — protein: MKKIAKLSLVAALLFTGISTYAIDGNGEFNLHVLKANGKLITFALNKVQKANLAIYDKDGTLIYSESASGKDGILRTFSLEEFPEGTYFLEVEDNMKKAKYEITIDDNASLSRNAVSLVYKAGFAKNSSVAAR
- a CDS encoding GNAT family N-acetyltransferase, with protein sequence MNDNTKDISIRRAVNTDLPKLAEFLQHLVHAERPFDVTLKEGEIFYYSIEDFISDPKSELLVIDFNNQIIGCGYAQIRQAKPYQKHEFFGYLGFMFVDPEFRGRGLNNILIDHLKKWVLSQGITEVRLDVYHDNEAAINAYKKAGFEPILTTMRCDISEMNDTI
- a CDS encoding CDP-alcohol phosphatidyltransferase family protein, which gives rise to MNIPQLLIILRLLMAPVILFLGWKFGENGALAILILMYIGLFSDIFDGIIARKQNISTEKLRRLDSQVDMLFWVSIGVSSWFIFPQLINANIYYIGLLFGMEILCYITSFVKFGKETCTHAFLSKLWGLTLLAAFTSILGFGHTGFPFALAIIMGLISHLDVILIILILPKWQHDIPSSYHAYLIRKGIAFKKSKLLNS
- a CDS encoding secretion protein, coding for MTKFTKAGLVAAFFLATVFTYAIDGKGDYILNIKTGNGKVVSFTLDTVQNASFSIYDENHNLLYAGESAADKLEVSKTISLESFPAGTYVLEVKANDKVAKHEIKVAAKKVKTVKLDQSVNQSPSFRR